TAACCATTAAACAACGCCCCTTTCCAATGCATGAAAGCACACACCATATAATTAAAATTCATATCAAAATCCCTCGCTAAATCTGGATTAGAAATAGCATCAACACCATTAACTTTAGAAAACCTCTCATACAAAAACCTACCAGTAAGCTGACACAATCCACGACCTCTAAATGTATAACCATCTTCAAAAGATTTATTACCTAATTCTTTACCTTTTGCCCCTCCATTTCTAGATTTAGAAGAATTACCATATCTATATCCAAAATAATTTCTAGGTGTATATGTCAAATTACCAGAATAATTTGCATTCCACCATTTACGACTTGGCTCCTCATCCAAAACTTCGTTATAATGACATTCTATCATTATATTAGCAAGAATAGCCGCCATGTGATTTGTTTTCATTTTACCACTTTTTACTAATGATAAAGCCTTTTGAAATACTTTTTTTTCGATAAATAAATTTGAACCAGCATCAAAACCTTTTATTTTAAAACGCTCATCTTTATATCTTTCAAAATCTAAATTCTCTACAATATCCACCCCCACAAGTTCCAATTCTCCAAATTCAACTTTTCCCTTTGGCTTAGCCACACTTTCATATAATTTATAGGCACTCCATCCGCCTACCAGCCAGCCTAATGCTTGTAAATATGTCATTTTTTTATCTCTATTTTTTCTCATTAATGTTGGTATCTATTTTCTTTTTGCAAATCGTATTTTTCCAACAATTTCTGTTGTTCCTGAAAATACCTACCTACAAAAGTTCCTAAATTCTTGTTTTCATTCCTTAACTGCTTTACCTGCTCATTACTTAACTTTGGATAACTTCCAAAAAAGAACCATTTAGCACGCACCGCCCAATAATCTAAATAAATACGAAATTGCTCTTTAGATGTCTTTTGTCTAAAAGCCTCCGAAATTTTATCAGGTATGCCGTCTTTGGCCAAAAGCACAGTCTTTTGAAAACCCTTAAACGCCATCCATATGATTAAAGCTACCAGAGCAACCCCCAATAGCTTTAATACATTTGTTAAATCACTTAAAAACTTCATCCTTTAAAACTATCTTTAATGTGGTCCTTTAACACATCTGACAACATAATCATTCCAATGTAAACCACTGCAATTAAAACACTTGTAATTAATTTACTTGTCATCTCTCAATATTTTACCACATATGTTCCTTATCCGTAGGAACACCCGCAAGTTCTTCTTCATTCAAGTACTCTGGCTCGTTGCCCTCCACATCGTCAAACAATGTATCAATTTCCCTTTTCGCCTCATACGCATGGTGCAAGCAAATTTTTGCACATTGCACATACTTGAGTAGTGTCGGTATGCTTTTCATCAAATTTCTGATATTCTTAAACATCACTATCTTGATTTAATTTGTCCAAAATACCCCCCATTCGGTGCTTTGGTACTAATTACCATGCCAACCTTTTGTAAATACACCTTTCCTGTATTCACATTATAATTCGCCAGCTCAAGCACCTTAGCCCCCGTATTCTTATAAAACACCTCAAACATCATCATCAGAAATCTATTCCCTGTTTGAGACTCCGAGCGCACAGAACGAGAATTCTCAAACGCCTTTACCGTAATCATCCCCTTTTGTTTAGAATAATTCCAAGCCGTCACATAAATACCCCCTTTCTTTGTCGTTCCAGCTTTAGCCCCCGAATGCTTTTTTTGTGGTCGCTGATTATTATAACCGCGGTTATAACCTCGGTTAAAATTAGGGTTGGGATTTCCACCCCAACCATTACTATATCCATTATTATACGCCATTTCTATACTTTTTTAGTTAATAATTACCAGCCTCTTCTTTTTCCTTTGATTTTAATCCAGCCCATGTACACGGATAAAATCACCGCTCCTAAGGCTAAAACCAAAATGGTTCCTATACTAGTTCCTGCACCATTTCCGCTCAATGGTTTCAACAAAAAACTATCAATTTTTGTTATTACTTGTTTCATCTTTTTTACTTTTTTAAATTATTTTTCTTCTTTACTTTTTCTTTGTTAATAAATAAATCCCCAATCCTGCCAATAAATACATCATCGTATTATCTTGCTTAGGTTCTCTATACCCAGGCAATGTAGGGTCATACTCATTTGCAGGTGTCAAAGCCGTATCTATCGCCTCGGGCGTATTCATATCTGCATAAATAGGTACATTTATATCATACTTTGTCAACCATCCAGTACTTCTCGGTTCCCAAGACAAAGCTAAATCAAACGGAGTACCCGCAGGTATAAATTTTTCATCCACTTTTTTAAAGGTAGTACTATATCTAGCAATCATTTTATTGTATGCCTCCATCAACATCTGCTCCGTCAGTTCATGCCCTTTAGCGGTACAATGTTTTCCCACTCCTCGCTGAGTAGCGGCATATTTATACATATATTCAAGTACTTTATTATAACGCTCCACGGTTGCACTTTGGTTAAACCCCGTATATTGCAAAATAAATTCAATATCTGCAGGAACTAATTTTCGAGCCCTAGAAGGTGGATAACCGGCATTCCAACATCTTAAATTAAAGCCATTTGCCATAATATCATCAAAACCACTAGTGATATTACTTAATAATCCTTCACCTAGTTTACTACTTGCCTCAGCACCCTTTGCCTCTAAAACAGTACCTCCTACTTTTAAAAGTGCTGGTATTGCTGCTACCATATCAATATCTTTTTATTTAACATCCAACAAATAGAAGGTGTAATCATCTCCCGCATTCTTATACACAGAGAGCGTATACAACCCCGTTAAATCCAATCCAGCTGTTTTACTTTGCTCCTCAAGTCTTGCATTTTTCATATAATCCAACTGCAAACCACTGTATCTAAATTTGCCCTGTGCATTGATTACCTGCAATTCATTGGGCGTTTTCTCTGCTACAAAATAATCGTATGCCAAAACATCCACATCTTTCACACTAATGTTTTGGTCTAGTTTCACCTGTTGAACAAAAATAGGTTCTGCAACCCCTACACTTTGGTAAGTCTCTGTTTCCACATTCTGCGCCTGTCCTCCCGAAATATGAAGCTCAATGTAAGTGTTTTCATCTAATGGGAGGGAACCAGCTTTAGAAAACGGAATCACCGCCACTTTATTACCGTCTACCTCCGTTTGCAATTTAATGAAATGCACCCCCAACAATTCTGTAAACAGCTTAACGCTCATTTTCGGTACCAAAACCTTTTTCGTAAATGTCTCATCTACTAAAAAAGACTCAATTTGAACCTGCCCAAAATCAGTACTAGAATTCCCTTTTAAAATTAAACCCGAAGCACTTTCCTTTACCTCCAGCACCTCAGTCGCTTTGCTTAATGTTACTTTCATTTTTATATCTTATTTTAAATTTCTAATACAAAGCTATTTTATAACAAAAAGCACTTTTTAAAATCTATCGATTTTTGACACTTTTAAGCGATTTTTACCGATTTTTGACACTAATCATCAAAATATTTTTTAATGAGATTTAAGGTTAAATATTTCTTTTTATAGTAGCTTAAAATGTCCTTTCTTATCATACGAGCAGTCGAATAGCTTACTCCTAAATAAGCAGCCAACTCCTTGACACTAATTATTCGCAAGTTGTCTGTATTTTTTTTCATAAATGGATTGTATTACTTCATCTAAACTCATGTTTACATCGGTACTCAGTAAATTTTTTATAGCCCTCTGGTAAATTTTTAAATGCTCGTTTAATCGCTTGTATCCCTTGCGGATCATCTGATATACTTTCCCCTTATACAACTCAACATATTGTATTGCCGTAGGCACATACTCCAGTTTTTCACGCAAATGGTTTAACTCCTCTAAATAACTGCTAACTTCAAAATTTAAATAGTTAAGTTTTTTCACTTTGTTTGACGCTCCCCACACCGCACCAATTATTGGGCGTTTATTCTCCTCTTGCTTTAATAGATATTTGACCACATAGGCAACTATATTTCGTTTACTCTTTGGCGTTTCAATTTTAGTACTTGGGGGATTTGTCCATCCTATTTTTTTGTTGCGCTGATAGGCTAGTATGCAGTCTTTTTCCGTCTTGTAGTTTTTAGCATACTTTTCTAGATATTGTTTAGCCGTTAAACGGTTCATATTCTCACAATATCTATCTACATAACCATATTTATTTATATACTGGTTCCATATCCGCTGAATATCCTCACGAGGGATTTGCGTATCAATCAACACATGAAAATGCAAATTTCCATTCTTTTGGGTTTCAGCTTTCCAAAGATAATTTTTCAAGCCATAGACCTTTTTTAAATGGTCAAGGTATTTAGCCAGTATTTTACGCAACACTCTATCATGGTGCTTTTGGGCACTGGGCAAGGTCAAGGTTACAAAAGATAAATATTTGTCTTTATTTGATTTAGTTGCGTCAGCGAATAAGATTGCATACTTTTTTATATTTCTTACTTGAGTATCCGAGAGCGTTCCTAAATCCTTTAAAACATGCCCTTTCTGATTATAAATATCTACTTGCTTTTGTGTGTATAGCTCCTCGTACTTTTCAGCATATTTTGTTATTGAACCAAACTCTGAAATATCATCTAGTGCGTTTAACTCATCTAATTCTGTTTTTTCCTTGTTTAGATTTTGACGCAAGGTAGGAGTATAGCCTACTTCGTAATTTCGTAAGTCCATCACATAACTATAATGCAATAGACTAGTGGGTCTAACCTGTACCTTTTCACACAAATAATAATTATTAACCTCTTGATATTGTCGCATTTACAGGGATTTTTGCCGTTAGATTTTACCGATACTTGAGACGAGCCCACTCAAAAGCCTATCGGCTTTCTTTTTTTAAATCAATAAAATCGGTTTCTTCTCTCTTTACAACCACACGATGATATAACATATGGTTATTATCAAAAGATATCCACGAACGACCAGAAAACAACACTTCAACATTATTTTCTTGTTTTAATACCTGTACTACAATACCATACTCATATATGTATTGTCTTGGTTCTAAATACTTTGCTGGAATAGGCACAAACTTCTGTACTACCAAAAAGGGTCTGATTTCTTCTCTTTGCATACGCTTTTGTATTTAAATTATTTAAGCGTTGCATTTGTGTTTTGAATGTAGATTTTAAAAAGAAAAGAAGAAATTTACATTTAGGAATGATACAAATCATTAACTTTGTACCTATGAAAAATAAAATATTTTTACTCCTAAGTCTTTTATTATGGCTAAACTGGTCGTGCAACCCTTCTACACAAAAAGAAGAAACCACGACAGCATCTACCACATCTACCGATGATTATTTTCATAACGACCAAGTTTTAATTTCTGCGCATCGTGGCGGTAGCGGATTGAAAAATTATCCCGAAAACTGCTTAGAAACCATGCAATATTTAAACAATCAGGGCGTAAATCTTTTTGAAATAGATATTACAGAATCGTCTGACCATCAATTGCTTTTGATGCACGACGACCACTTTGAGCGCACCACCACAGGAACGGGCTCACTCGAGGGGAAAACAGCAGCAGAATTGCGCCAAGTGAATTTGGTAGACGATTTTGGCAATGCAACAACTTATAAAATGCCATTTTTAAAAGATGTGCTCGCTTGGGGCAAAAAGGAGCACGCTTATTTTATGATTGATTTCAAAAAAGGCGTTTCATACCAAAAAGTAATCAAGGAAATTCGTGATGCCGATATGCAAGACCAAGTGGCGCTGATTTCTTACAGCGTGGCACAAGCCGAAAAATTACACAAATTGGCTCCAGAAATGATGATTTCGGTTTCTGCACGAAACCAGCAGGAGCTTGATTGGATTTTGGCGACCAACATTCCGCATGATAAAATGGTGGCGTTTACTGGTACCAAACTTTCATCGCCACAATTATATAAAAATCTTGAAAAATTAGGAATTCCTGTGAATTTGGGAACTCTAGGAAACTTAGATAAAAGAGCCGAAGCCAGAGGCGATGATTTATACAAAAAATGGCGCAAAGAAGGGGTGAATATCTTCTCCACCGATCGTCCGCTTGAGGTATATCGTGTCTTTCACTAAGCCGAAAAAACATGAAAAATATAGATTTAAAAGATACAAGCGTTTCGGCGATTATCAAGGATTATTTGAGTCAAAAAGATTCGCTGAAATTTGCATATCATCGTTTTCCAAGTTTTGAAAACTATGTAGCCCAAGCCGAGGAAAAAGCGCAAAACTATAAACATCGTGAAGTGCTTTGTACCGAGCTCCAAAAGCAACACGAAGGGCTAAATTTAAGCCCAAAACAAAAAGAAAATTTAGCCCTTTTAGCCCAAGAAAATACACTTACGGTAACTACGGGGCACCAGCTAAACATAGCCACGGGGCCGCTATACTTTTTATATAAAATCATGCATGTGGTTAAGCTGAGCGATGAGCTTAATCAAAGACAACAAAAATGGAATTTTGTGCCCATTTATTGGATGGCGACCGAAGACCACGATTGGGACGAAATCGACCATTTTAATCTTTTTAACCAAAAATTCACTTGTCACAAGGAGCAAGTGGGCGGAGCCGTTGGGCGATTGGATACCTCGGGAATGGATGCGGTGATTTCAGCGTTGAAAGAAAAATTACCCAAAAATCGATTTTCTGAAGAAGTAATCGCGATGTTGGAAAAAGCCTATGCCTCAGGGCGTACTCTGGCAGAGGCAACACGCGTGCTCGTGCAGGAACTTTTGGGCGAATATGGGATTTTGATTTTGGACGCCGATTCGCACGAATTAAAAAAATTAATGATTCCATATTTTGAGCAAGAATTGCTTGAAAATCCGAGCCAATCGCTGGTGCAGGCTACCAACGAAAAGTTAAGCGAGTATAAAAATCAAGCCTATGCACGAGAAATCAATCTGTTTTATTTAAGTGAAAACAAAAGAGAACGCATTGAGCGTGAGGGAGAAGAATTTGTTTTGGTGGATTCGCAACAGAAATTTAGTAAAGATGAATTTTTACAGATTCTGCACAAAACGCCAGAAAAATTCAGTCCGAATGTGATTTTGCGCCCAATGTATCAAGAAGTGATTTTGCCAAATGTTGCCTACATCGGAGGTGGTGGAGAAATCGCGTATTGGCTACAATTAAAAGAGGTTTTTGCACACTATGGCGTGATTTTCCCGATTTTGGTCGTGCGAAATTCGGCATTGGTTTTGCCTGAAAATTTAGCCAGAAAAGCGGAGAATTTAGGATTAAACGAGCATAATATGTTTGAGCCGATGCACGAGTTTACAAGGCATTTGGTGGAAGAAAATTCAGATTTGATTGAGGAATTAGAAGCTTTAAAAAATGTGCTAAAATCCAATTTTGAAAAAGCCCATGCTTTGGCTCAAAAAACGGATGTGAGCTTTGCGCAAATGATTCAAGCACAGGAGACTAAACAGATTAAAGGCTACGAAAAAATGCACAAGCGTTTGCTCAAAGCCGAGAAGATTAAAATGAATGATAAAGTGCAACGCATCGAGCAATTGTACGATTTTATGTTCCCCAATGGGGCTTGGCAAGAGCGCCGCATCAACTTCATTCAATTTTATGTGGAGCAGGGGCAGGAGTTTATCCAAGAAATTTATAAACAATTGCTTCCATTGGAAAATAAATTTATAATATTAAACATCAAAGGCATACAACAAAAATAAAAATTGTATTTTTGCCCAAAAGTTATAGAAACTATGAAGAAATTCTTTGTCAGCCTGTCGTTAGCATTTATGTCTTTGGCTTTTGCCCAAGAAATGAAACACAGCGTGCAACCCAAAGAAACCATTTATGGGATTAGCAAAAAATATGGCATCTCTCAAAAACAATTGAAAGAGGCAAACCCTTTTTTGAATAGCAGAGCTTTGCAAGTAGGAGATGAATTGGTGATTCCTTCTAAAAATGCGAAACATACACCGAAACCAAGCAATAATCAAAATCAAGTGCAACAAGCACCAGAGCCAATGGATGTACAAGATTCTGAGGATGCAAACTTTTATTATCGTGTGATTAAGCCTAAGGAGAGCGTGTATCGTTTGGCTAAAAAATACAAAGTTTCGCAAGAAACAATCAACAGCCTAAACCCATTTATCAAAGAAAGAGGCTTGCAAGTGGGAGATGTGGTGAGAATTCCTAAAAAAGACGCTCCAAGTTCTGCTAGCGCTCAGCCTACTGCCGATGGTATGTATCATGTGAAAGCAGGGGATACTGTGTATAGCATTGCCAAAGCCAATGGCGTGAGCGAGGCTGATATCTACGCAGCCAATAAGCAGGTGCAAGTGGAGGGGTTGAAGGCAGGAAGCTATATAAAAATTCCAAATACAAGCGGAGGTAGTAGTGTAACGGTAGATAAAAATTGGTTCAAATATAAAGTAGGAAAAGAGGAAACTATATTCTCAATTCTCACCAAATACGATATTACACTAGATGAGCTGTTAAAGCATAATCCTGAGCTGAATAATGGTTTGCGACCAGGAATGACTATTCTAGTGCCGATGCAAAAAGGAGCCAATGTGAAAATCGTGGAGCCTACGCCAACTGATAATACTTCTGCTCAGCCCGAAAAAATAAGAAATGTAAACGCATCAAAAGATGGCGAAATCAATATTGCGTGGGTTTTACCATTTTACATGAATTCTCCATACAGCCATAAGGGCGAGAGAAAAGTGGCGCAAGAATTCTACATGGGAGCACAAGTGGCTTTGGATCAATTAATCAAAAATGGCAAAAAAGTAAATGTTAAAGTAGTCGATGCACAGAATAGCAGAGAAGTGCTTGGGCAATTCTATAATTCTCCAGAAATTGATAAATATGATGCAATCATAGGTCCGTTCTTCCAAGATATGGTAGAATTCACTGCCCAAAAATTGGAAAATAAAGGAATTCCTGTATTCTCACCAGTAGTGAGTTCAGACCGATTGGCAGCGTATAGCAATGTCTATATGGCAACACCACGCGATGAGTATGCCGCTGATGTACTAATCGATGATATTGCTAAAAAATATAATGGTCAAGCGATTAAAATTTTAACGACTTCTGACGAAAAACCAATCGCAGAATATTTGATGGCGAGCTTAAATAAAAAGCTTAAAAATCCAACTATTAAATTAGTATATAAGGCCAATGATTTGGAATTGACTCAGGCTAAAAAGCCCGTTCAAGCAGCAGATGGTTCGGTCATAGCTTACGAACCGCAAATTGCTATATTAGCATCAGAAAACAATTGGCTGGGTAGCCAATTTGTAAAAACAATTACAAAACAACCAGCCGATTACATTACAGGATTTAGTTTGTATTTTGTGCCTGCGTTGGATGTGTTTGACGGAAACAATTCGCGCAATGTCGGAGCTCTTAAGAAGATTGGGTTTGCCTACACTTCAACAAGAATGATTAATAGCTACGGAGCCAACGAAAAACAAGTGCTTCGTGCGTTTGAAAATAAATATTGCCAAAAACCTACAAAATACATGGCAATCGGGTATGATGTAGTATATGATGTGGTAGACCGTATGGACAAAAACGGAAGAATCACCGATGCGAAGCGTTCTGAAACTCGCTTATCGTCTAAATTTGGATATGACAAAGTAGACAACGGAAAAGCGAAAATCAACAAAGAGATTAGAGTGATTCGTTTGAACTAAATTATAATTTAAAGCATAAACAAAAAAGTCCGTTTCATGATTGAAACGGACTTTTTTTAGTATTAAAAAATACGATTATTTGCTATTTTTTCTTTTTGGGTAAAATTTAATACCTGCACCAATGTAGTTATTGATAAACTTATTGGTATAAGTTTTTGGGTCATTATCAAATTTTATCTCCGCCTTGTATGGAGTGCCTAAACCTAAACCTCCCTCAACATTTAGGGCAAACAATCCCACATTAGTAGGAATGCTGTAGCCTACATTGAGCATCAATGAAGATGAAAAATTATCTTCTTTGGTAATTCCGTGTAATTTTCCTTTTTTTCCATTAGGCAAAGTCAGAGGCATATCATATTCGTAATTGTTTTTACCAGTTGTTCCAATAATGTTATTGAAACCAGCTCCTACGACTAAGTAATTTTTACCAACAGGAAAATATCTTTCAATAGAAATGGGAACCGAAAACTTATCAAAGTGTCTTTTTGCTTCGTATTTATTGTTTTCTTTGTCATTAGAAATATATAAATATAATCCAGTTTTTATATTGTAATTATCAAACTGATAAGCATTCCAATCAATTCCCACATTAAAGGTTTGTGTGTTTTTTAATTTTAAAAATTGGTCTGTTTCGTTTGTTGCGAAATAACTACTAGTTCCTACGCCCAAACCTACTTTCCAATATTCATTAAAAGGCGTTTGCTGTTGTGCTTGGCTTAATGCGCCTGCACATAATAGAGCTAAAAAAATTGATTTTTTCATATTTTCATTATTATTGTTTCCAATCCAAATATATTAATAAAAAATCATTCAATTGTTAATACCCCCCCCATATTTTTAAATATTTAACACTTTACTTAAAGATTAAATAAGAATCAAATAATAAAAAATAAATTCTACACGCTTTAAAAAATCTTATCTTTGCGCCATGATTCAGATAGACGATACCGTAATCAGTACCGATGTGCTAAAAAAAGAATTTGTTTGTAATCTAAAAGCCTGTAAAGGAATCTGTTGTGTGGAAGGCGATAGTGGCGCTCCGCTCGAAGACGACGAGTTGCCCATTTTAGATGAAATCTACGAAAAAGTAAAACCTTATATGAGAGTGGAGGGCATTCAAGCCATTGAAGAACAAGGCAAATATGTCAAAGATTTTGAAGATGATTGGGTAACGCCACTGGTAAACAATGCCGAATGCGCTTATGTGATTTTTGAAAACGGAGGCACTCGCTGCGCCATAGAAAAAGCACATTCCGAGGGCGCGATTGATTACAAAAAACCGATTTCGTGCCATTTATACCCTATTCGTGTCAATAAATACAAAAGCTTCAGCGCGGTGAATTATCACGCTTGGGACATTTGCAAAGACGCGTGCGTTTTGGGCAAAGAGCTTGGCGTTACGGTAGCAGAATTTGCCAAAGAAGCCTTGATTAGAAAATTTGGCGAAGATTGGTACGAACAATTAATGATTGCACAAAAAGAATTACAAAACAATAAATTATTTTAATCCTATGGTAACAAATTCCCCTTTAGCCAGAAAATCCACCGAAGCCATTGAGCGTTTATACATCACTATGCGCCATTTGTTTTATCGTGGTTCGTTCAAAGTGAGTGGCAATTCAGGAAATGCTTTGCGTGATTTGTTACTCCGATTAAACCCCGAAATTTACGGTTCGATTTCAGATCCCAACAAAGTAGAACTCGACGGACTAAATTATGTGCTTGATCGTTTGCCTCAAGGCATCGAGGAGTGTGCCTACATCAACCTCACAGCGGCAGAGGGCTACAACGATGCTACTTTTGAGGTTATTATTCCTGCCAAGCGTCGCCGAAATTGTTACCGAATCGATGAGGAACAAATGAATATCGAGGTGTCGCGTGGGAGAAGTGAGATTTACGATATCCTTACGCATCTTACTTTCTTTTACCACGAAGCCGATAAAATCAGGGATAAAGCGATAGGTTCAAATTTAAAGAAGCCAAATCGTTTGTGGCAAAAATTGGAAGAATTTATTTTTAGCCAAAAGCCCGTGACCGATAAAACGCGTGCCGTGGCTTTGATGCATCTTTCCGATATTTTGGGGCGCACCTACGAGGAAGTGCACCGTGCGCATGAGTATTTTTCTACCCCACAAAAACCTGACAGATTATTCCATGTGGTGTATTGGATGGGGAGATTGAGCCAATTGGATGCCTTGGGTGAAATTAGTCGAGAAATTGCTTTTACCGCTACTTTGATCTCTCAAATTGGTCATCATGCAACGGGTGAAAAGTGGGCAAACCAGATTAAAAAAGTATTATACGACAATAATTTAATTCACCGGCCACTGCATATCATCAGCTCCAATATGCACAGCGTGATGAATATGCTTTTTGCACACCATGCTTTGGGCGAAACTTATGTAGAGGAAGAAAAATTCAGCGTGTACGAAAAACTTTCGAGCAAGCATCACAAAGCCTTGCGTGAAAAAGTAAACGAATATGCCACCAAAGCAGGAATGTTAAAAATCGAAGACACTTCGGGCGCAAATATCAATGTTCAAATCATTGATTTACAGAAATTAGATTTGAAGGAAACCGCTTTTTCTGAATTTAAATCAAAAGATGCCGTGCTACTTGTCATGGATTATGCCTTTGGGGAGCAAGCCTTTGAAGTAATGGACGAGCTACTGAAACCTTACAAAGCACACGAAAC
This Ornithobacterium rhinotracheale DNA region includes the following protein-coding sequences:
- a CDS encoding glycerophosphodiester phosphodiesterase family protein — its product is MKNKIFLLLSLLLWLNWSCNPSTQKEETTTASTTSTDDYFHNDQVLISAHRGGSGLKNYPENCLETMQYLNNQGVNLFEIDITESSDHQLLLMHDDHFERTTTGTGSLEGKTAAELRQVNLVDDFGNATTYKMPFLKDVLAWGKKEHAYFMIDFKKGVSYQKVIKEIRDADMQDQVALISYSVAQAEKLHKLAPEMMISVSARNQQELDWILATNIPHDKMVAFTGTKLSSPQLYKNLEKLGIPVNLGTLGNLDKRAEARGDDLYKKWRKEGVNIFSTDRPLEVYRVFH
- the bshC gene encoding bacillithiol biosynthesis cysteine-adding enzyme BshC — translated: MKNIDLKDTSVSAIIKDYLSQKDSLKFAYHRFPSFENYVAQAEEKAQNYKHREVLCTELQKQHEGLNLSPKQKENLALLAQENTLTVTTGHQLNIATGPLYFLYKIMHVVKLSDELNQRQQKWNFVPIYWMATEDHDWDEIDHFNLFNQKFTCHKEQVGGAVGRLDTSGMDAVISALKEKLPKNRFSEEVIAMLEKAYASGRTLAEATRVLVQELLGEYGILILDADSHELKKLMIPYFEQELLENPSQSLVQATNEKLSEYKNQAYAREINLFYLSENKRERIEREGEEFVLVDSQQKFSKDEFLQILHKTPEKFSPNVILRPMYQEVILPNVAYIGGGGEIAYWLQLKEVFAHYGVIFPILVVRNSALVLPENLARKAENLGLNEHNMFEPMHEFTRHLVEENSDLIEELEALKNVLKSNFEKAHALAQKTDVSFAQMIQAQETKQIKGYEKMHKRLLKAEKIKMNDKVQRIEQLYDFMFPNGAWQERRINFIQFYVEQGQEFIQEIYKQLLPLENKFIILNIKGIQQK
- a CDS encoding LysM peptidoglycan-binding domain-containing protein; this translates as MKKFFVSLSLAFMSLAFAQEMKHSVQPKETIYGISKKYGISQKQLKEANPFLNSRALQVGDELVIPSKNAKHTPKPSNNQNQVQQAPEPMDVQDSEDANFYYRVIKPKESVYRLAKKYKVSQETINSLNPFIKERGLQVGDVVRIPKKDAPSSASAQPTADGMYHVKAGDTVYSIAKANGVSEADIYAANKQVQVEGLKAGSYIKIPNTSGGSSVTVDKNWFKYKVGKEETIFSILTKYDITLDELLKHNPELNNGLRPGMTILVPMQKGANVKIVEPTPTDNTSAQPEKIRNVNASKDGEINIAWVLPFYMNSPYSHKGERKVAQEFYMGAQVALDQLIKNGKKVNVKVVDAQNSREVLGQFYNSPEIDKYDAIIGPFFQDMVEFTAQKLENKGIPVFSPVVSSDRLAAYSNVYMATPRDEYAADVLIDDIAKKYNGQAIKILTTSDEKPIAEYLMASLNKKLKNPTIKLVYKANDLELTQAKKPVQAADGSVIAYEPQIAILASENNWLGSQFVKTITKQPADYITGFSLYFVPALDVFDGNNSRNVGALKKIGFAYTSTRMINSYGANEKQVLRAFENKYCQKPTKYMAIGYDVVYDVVDRMDKNGRITDAKRSETRLSSKFGYDKVDNGKAKINKEIRVIRLN
- a CDS encoding outer membrane beta-barrel protein, producing the protein MKKSIFLALLCAGALSQAQQQTPFNEYWKVGLGVGTSSYFATNETDQFLKLKNTQTFNVGIDWNAYQFDNYNIKTGLYLYISNDKENNKYEAKRHFDKFSVPISIERYFPVGKNYLVVGAGFNNIIGTTGKNNYEYDMPLTLPNGKKGKLHGITKEDNFSSSLMLNVGYSIPTNVGLFALNVEGGLGLGTPYKAEIKFDNDPKTYTNKFINNYIGAGIKFYPKRKNSK
- a CDS encoding DUF3109 family protein, which produces MIQIDDTVISTDVLKKEFVCNLKACKGICCVEGDSGAPLEDDELPILDEIYEKVKPYMRVEGIQAIEEQGKYVKDFEDDWVTPLVNNAECAYVIFENGGTRCAIEKAHSEGAIDYKKPISCHLYPIRVNKYKSFSAVNYHAWDICKDACVLGKELGVTVAEFAKEALIRKFGEDWYEQLMIAQKELQNNKLF
- a CDS encoding DUF6909 family protein; its protein translation is MVTNSPLARKSTEAIERLYITMRHLFYRGSFKVSGNSGNALRDLLLRLNPEIYGSISDPNKVELDGLNYVLDRLPQGIEECAYINLTAAEGYNDATFEVIIPAKRRRNCYRIDEEQMNIEVSRGRSEIYDILTHLTFFYHEADKIRDKAIGSNLKKPNRLWQKLEEFIFSQKPVTDKTRAVALMHLSDILGRTYEEVHRAHEYFSTPQKPDRLFHVVYWMGRLSQLDALGEISREIAFTATLISQIGHHATGEKWANQIKKVLYDNNLIHRPLHIISSNMHSVMNMLFAHHALGETYVEEEKFSVYEKLSSKHHKALREKVNEYATKAGMLKIEDTSGANINVQIIDLQKLDLKETAFSEFKSKDAVLLVMDYAFGEQAFEVMDELLKPYKAHETRTHMKVESISIMGKAGILEGQKGDIIVPTSHVFEGTADNYPFKNELSFSDFCNEELGVYQGMMITVLGTSLQNKDLLHFFRDTSWGCVGLEMEGAHYHKAIQIASKIRGHIQPDIKVRYAYYASDNPLETGSTLASGGLGLTGVRPTYLITKKIIEQILKD